One region of Glycine max cultivar Williams 82 chromosome 9, Glycine_max_v4.0, whole genome shotgun sequence genomic DNA includes:
- the LOC100803572 gene encoding thioredoxin H9: MGSCVSKNHAKDNDSDHDVDFAAGNVKLITTKEAWDQSLEEARRGGKIVIANFSATWCGPCKMIAPYYSELSEKYTSMMFLLVDVDDLTDFSTSWDIKATPTFFFLKDGQQLDKLVGANKPELLKKIVVINDSLPEYKQ; this comes from the exons ATGGGGAGTTGTGTGTCTAAG AATCATGCTAAGGATAATGATTCTGATCATGATGTGGATTTTGCTGCTGGGAATGTGAAACTTATTACCACCAAAGAAGCGTGGGACCAATCTTTGGAAGAAGCAAGGAGGGGTGGCAAAATT GTGATTGCAAATTTCAGTGCAACATGGTGTGGTCCTTGTAAGATGATTGCGCCATATTACAGCGAGTTATCTGAGAAATACACATCTATGATGTTCTTGTTAGTTGATGTGGATGATCTAACT GACTTCAGCACTTCATGGGACATCAAAGCCACACcaactttcttctttcttaaagATGGACAACAACTTGACAAACTTGTAGGAGCCAACAAGCCAGAACTGCTGAAGAAGATTGTTGTCATTAATGATTCGCTTCCCGAATATAAGCAGTGA
- the LOC100499644 gene encoding FERONIA receptor-like kinase precursor, with amino-acid sequence MMTSMNRYYVCVPLFVCLVLAIELVVAEDFQPTDKILLNCGGPPSSTDTDGREWTTDNGSKFGSSTAKSATSPAATQDPAVPQVPYMTARVFHAPYTYTFPVASGWKFLRLHFYSASYSSLNASDALFAVAANSYTVLRNFSVAQTTLALNYAYIMREFAIHVEGESLNVTFTPSTNASNAYAFVNGIEIVSMPEIYTSTDGTLMMVGSNSPFPIDNSTALECVYRLNVGGNDISPSHDTGMFRSWSDDMPFLYGAAFGVTEPADPDVKFEYPPGTPSYIAPLDVYSTARTMGPNPEINTNYNLSWIFNIDSGFSYLVRLHFAEVSSNITKINQRVFDIFLNNQTAMPQADVIAWAKEFDLSHSNGVPVHKDYVVFVPNGEPRQDLWLALHPDKTEKPMYYDAILNGVEIFKINDSTGNLAGANPIPPPVQDIIDPSTARASHHGKSKNHTGIIAGGVAGGVVLLLVVGLFAFAASHRRRQGKDSGTSEGPSGWLPLSLYGNSHSAASAKTNTTGSYASSLPSNLCRHFSFAEIKAATNNFDEALLLGVGGFGKVYKGEIDGGTTKVAIKRGNPLSEQGVHEFQTEIEMLSKLRHRHLVSLIGYCEENTEMILVYDYMAYGTLREHLYKTQKPPRPWKQRLEICIGAARGLHYLHTGAKHTIIHRDVKTTNILLDEKWVAKVSDFGLSKTGPTLDNTHVSTVVKGSFGYLDPEYFRRQQLTDKSDVYSFGVVLFEVLCARPALNPTLAKEQVSLAEWAAHCYQKGILDSIIDPYLKGKIAPECFKKFAETAMKCVADQGIDRPSMGDVLWNLEFALQLQESAEESGNGFGDIHCEEPLYTDSKGKKDSDPGYDGNVTDSRSSGISMSIGGRSLASEDSDGLTPSAVFSQIMNPKGR; translated from the coding sequence ATGATGACGAGCATGAATCGGTACTATGTTTGTGTTCCATTGTTTGTGTGCTTGGTATTGGCTATTGAACTTGTTGTAGCAGAGGATTTCCAGCCTACAGATAAGATCTTGCTGAATTGTGGTGGCCCTCCTAGTAGTACTGATACTGATGGCCGTGAATGGACCACGGATAATGGTTCCAAGTTTGGTTCCTCCACCGCAAAATCCGCCACCTCACCGGCGGCGACACAGGACCCTGCCGTCCCTCAGGTGCCCTACATGACGGCGCGTGTTTTCCACGCACCGTATACCTATACTTTTCCTGTGGCTTCTGGCTGGAAGTTCCTCCGACTGCACTTTTACTCCGCTTCTTATTCCAGCCTCAATGCATCGGATGCGCTGTTTGCTGTGGCAGCGAATTCCTACACAGTTCTTAGGAACTTCAGTGTTGCTCAGACCACCTTGGCTTTGAATTATGCCTACATTATGAGGGAATTTGCCATCCATGTGGAAGGGGAGAGCTTGAATGTGACTTTCACTCCATCTACCAATGCCTCGAACGCTTACGCTTTTGTTAATGGGATTGAGATTGTGTCCATGCCTGAGATTTATACTTCCACTGATGGAACTTTAATGATGGTGGGTTCAAATTCTCCTTTCCCTATTGATAACAGCACTGCACTTGAGTGTGTTTATAGGTTGAATGTGGGTGGGAATGATATCTCTCCCTCCCATGATACTGGTATGTTTAGGTCATGGTCTGATGACATGCCCTTCCTCTATGGGGCTGCATTTGGAGTTACCGAGCCTGCTGATCCAGATGTGAAGTTTGAGTATCCTCCGGGCACGCCAAGTTATATTGCTCCACTTGATGTCTACAGTACGGCCAGAACAATGGGCCCAAATCCCGAGATCAACACGAATTACAACTTGAGTTGGATCTTCAACATTGATAGTGGGTTTTCCTATCTTGTGAGACTCCACTTTGCTGAGGTATCGTCAAATATAACCAAAATTAATCAAAGAGTATTTGATATATTCCTCAATAATCAAACTGCTATGCCTCAAGCTGATGTTATTGCCTGGGCAAAGGAATTTGACCTTTCACATTCAAATGGGGTTCCAGTGCATAAAGATTATGTTGTATTTGTTCCTAATGGAGAACCACGGCAGGACCTGTGGCTTGCATTGCATCCGGATAAAACTGAGAAGCCCATGTATTATGATGCAATCTTGAATGGAGTGGagatattcaaaattaatgacTCTACAGGTAATCTGGCAGGGGCAAATCCTATTCCTCCTCCTGTGCAAGACATAATTGACCCATCAACGGCTAGAGCATCTCATCATGGTAAATCAAAGAATCATACGGGCATAATTGCAGGAGGTGTTGCTGGAGGAGTTGTTTTACTACTTGTGGTTGGGCTATTTGCTTTTGCTGCATCCCATCGTCGTAGGCAAGGAAAGGATTCTGGTACAAGTGAAGGGCCATCTGGCTGGCTTCCACTTTCTCTTTATGGTAATTCACACTCTGCAGCTTCTGCCAAGACCAACACAACAGGAAGCTATGCATCCTCTCTTCCATCAAACCTTTGTCGTCATTTCTCATTTGCTGAAATCAAGGCTGCCACGAACAACTTTGACGAGGCTTTGCTTCTTGGTGTGGGAGGATTTGGTAAGGTTTACAAAGGGGAAATTGATGGTGGAACAACCAAGGTAGCAATTAAACGTGGGAATCCACTATCTGAGCAGGGGGTGCATGAGTTCCAAACTGAGATTGAAATGCTCTCAAAACTTCGTCACCGCCACCTTGTTTCACTGATTGGCTActgtgaagaaaacactgaAATGATCCTTGTGTATGACTATATGGCCTATGGAACACTCAGGGAGCATCTGTACAAGACTCAGAAACCTCCACGCCCATGGAAGCAAAGGCTTGAGATATGCATTGGAGCTGCTCGGGGTTTACACTATCTACACACTGGTGCTAAACACACTATCATCCACCGTGATGTGAAGACAACAAACATTTTACTAGATGAGAAGTGGGTGGCTAAGGTTTCTGATTTTGGACTGTCGAAAACTGGTCCAACATTGGATAATACCCATGTAAGTACTGTGGTAAAGGGTAGTTTTGGGTACTTGGATCCAGAATACTTCAGGAGGCAGCAACTGACTGACAAATCTGATGTTTACTCGTTTGGTGTGGTTCTCTTTGAGGTATTGTGCGCTCGACCAGCATTGAACCCCACCCTTGCTAAGGAGCAAGTGAGTCTGGCTGAGTGGGCAGCTCATTGCTACCAGAAAGGCATTCTTGACTCAATTATTGATCCTTATCTAAAGGGAAAAATAGCTCCAGAATGCTTCAAGAAGTTCGCCGAGACTGCGATGAAGTGCGTGGCTGACCAGGGCATTGATAGGCCATCCATGGGTGATGTCTTGTGGAACCTTGAATTTGCTTTGCAGCTGCAAGAAAGTGCAGAGGAAAGTGGCAACGGTTTTGGTGACATTCACTGTGAAGAGCCACTGTACACAGATTCTAAAGGAAAGAAGGACTCTGATCCGGGTTATGATGGCAACGTGACCGACTCCAGAAGCAGTGGCATTTCAATGAGCATTGGAGGTAGAAGCTTGGCTAGTGAAGACTCTGATGGGCTAACCCCTAGTGCTGTGTTCTCCCAGATCATGAATCCAAAAGGTCGTTAA